The DNA sequence GCCTCATCGTTTTTGCCGATTTCAAACCTTTCAGGTTTGAAGCTTTCAGGATCATCCCACAACTTCGGGTCTCTATGTATGGCCCAAGCATTGACCAACACCGTTGTGTTACGTGGTATATTGAATCCGCTAACAACACAGTCATCAGATGCAAAATGTGGTACTAACATCGGTGCTGCCGGGTACAACCGAAGAGTCTCAGAAATGATACTTTGTAGGTATTGAAGATTGGAGAGGTCTGATtcgtctgataaagtgaagaatgtAGCTCATCAAGGTCTGCATAATCAAGGATTAGACTACACAGTTCAAGAACAAATATCCAGTCAACCAATTGAAGGCTCAGGATCTGATCTCAGTTAACAAGCCTCCTCATCAACAGAATGCACACGTGGTATTCATCCAGACAAAGATCAAGTGAGAGAAATTAGTTGTAGTGATAGATTGGAGGAGGATACGTGTCAGCTATCTCATGGTGCTGTTAGTAATTAGTTAGTACAGCTAGCAATTAGTTGGTGCTAATTGATCTGTTAGAGAGAGTTTGTTATTCTTGTAATAGTATAAAAAGAACATCAGCTCATAATTGTTAGTTAGCTCAATTGTAAAAAAACAGTTTCAACGAAAATATCAAAAGTTTGGTAGCTTTTCTCTCTAGCTACTTCGTCTTCCTCATTCGTCTCTGTACCTAGATTTCTAGGGTTTCTGCAAACTCCATAGCCATTTTCTTTGCTCTTTCGCTTTCACCATGATTTCTagcatggtatcaaagccaacGGCGGCCTGACCATTGCTCCACCACTATCTCTCTGCTGCGTTTTCGACCTCTgagctcttctttctctttgttCAATTACCAGTTTGAAAAACCAACAATCAGTTCAAGTATCAAGAAAATCATATACAAAATCAGCAATTACCAGTGAAAGAGAATTGTCTCTACTCTTAGATCTACTCAGTTTGCTCTTGATTCAAGGAAATCTGTTCGTGAATCAAGGTTTGGGGCTATTCTTCATAGCTATTTGTGGTGCTCATATCAATCTTGAGCGTTTGTGGCTACATCTTGTACCTGTTTGTATCACTCATCAAAATCACTCTCCAAGTTTCAGTCTTTTTGATCAAGATctgaaggaaagaaaagaaaaatggcgtTTCCTACTCAAGTGTGCAACACCATCTCTGTTCGTTTGGATGAGACAAATTATCCTACCTGGGTTTTTCATATGCAACATCATCTCAGAGGGCATGGTCTTCTGAAATTTGTGGATGGTTCTCATCCTTGTCCATCACAATTTCTTGTTGAAGATGATGGTTCTCTAACTAATAACTCCGCTGCTCGTGAAAAATGGATGGAGCAAGATAGTGCTCTTATCTCTATGTTGATCAATACCTTGTCACCTGAGGCACTTACCCTTGTCACTGGCTGCTCTTCATCTATGGAGGTATGGTTGATTCTCAAACAAAGATATGCAACTGTTTCAGAAGCACATGTCATGCAATTAAAATCTACACTGCAAAATATTCAGAAGGGTAGTGATTCAATTGAAAAATACCTGTTGAAATTTAAGACTGTTAGAGATCAACTTGCTGTTCTTGGTGTCAAGATGTCCGATCAAGATGTGAAAGTGTTAATTCTAGCTGGTTTACCAAGTGAATATGGCCACACTAGACAAATCATAAGGGGAAAGAACAATATTGATTTGGAAGAAGTTAGGTCATTACTACTATCTGCTGAAAGTGAGATTGAATTGGAAAACAAGTCATCACCTTTGATTCAGCTCACTGCTCTGCTAAGTCAAACTGTTGCTGCTGCATCCACTACTGTCCCTGCTCAAAATGATAAGCCAAACCCTCTTGTTCAACTTACTGCTTTACTTGCTCAATCTGTTTTGGGAAATACTAATGCTATGCAAGGAATGAATTGTAACAATGCTGCTGCATCTACTACCACAACACACATGAATGCCTATACTGGACCTGTGAATTCTGCAAGTCAAACTGGTTTTATGGTACCTCCAAGCAATGGAACACCTCAATCTGGGTTCTTGGCAAACAATGGTGGCATGCAGGGTAACAACACAACTCAGCACTCTCAGGGTTTCTCACAAAACAATGGCTACAACAATAATGGAGGGTCTTACTCTGATAATCAAGGTAGTTATCCACAGTTTCCTGCTCAGAGAAACTTTagcaataacaacaacaataacCAGAGGTACTCAAGGGGCAACAACCCGAATCAGAACTACAACAGCCCACTTATATGTCAGATATGTGACAAACCTGGACATGGAGCATGGAAATGTCATCAAAGAAATCCTCAAACTCAGAATGATGGGTCAAGCTCAACCATAGAGTGTCAAATCTGCAAGAAACCTGGACACATTGCCAAAACATGCAAATACAGGATTCCTAACAACTCCAACAATCACACTGGTTCTTCAGCTATGGTTGCTTGTGCAGAATCAAATCATGAAGTCTGGCTTGTTGACTCAGGGGCAACCAACCACATGACATCAGATCTTCAAAACCTGCAGAATGTCTCTAGCTACAACTCAAATGATGGTGTGCAGATTGGTAATGGTGCCAGCCTGCCTATTCTCAGCAAAGGCTCCAACTCTATTATCACAAACTCTGGCTCACTTTCATTGCAGAATGTGTTTTATGTTCCTGACTTAGCTGCAAATCTTCTATCTGTTTACAACTTGTGCAAGGATAATTATGTCAGAATGATCTTTgatgaatttgaatttcttgtgcAGGACAAGGTGACGGGCAACATTTTATATGATGGACTGTGTGATCAAGGCCTTTATCCCATTCCAGTCTATGTTGCTTCTAAGCTTCTTCCAGCCTCTAAACCTTCAGCTTTTCTAGGAAACAAAGTCTCACATTCTATCTGGCACAAAAGATTGGGTCACCCTTCTAATGTCGTTGTCTCTAGTATGTTGTCTAAAGCTCATATTTCTGTAGAACCTGATAAGTGTACATCATTGTGTGAATCATGTTTGTCTGGAAAGTTTACCAAACTTCCTTTCTCGTTGTCTTCAGAAAAGTCTAGTATACCTTTTGAGATCATACACTCTGATCTATGGGGGCCTTCCCCTAGTATGTCTTTTGAAGGCTTTAAGTACTATTTTACTCTCATAGATGAATGTACCAGATACACATGGATTTTTCCATtacgaaataaaagagaagcttTTCCATTATTCCAAGTGTTTTGTGCCTTTATTGCAAATCAGTATAGTGCATCTGTTAAAGTACTCCAAACAGATGGGGGGGGAGAGTATACCAGTCATATCTTTAAAGAGTTTCTAGCCAAAAATGGGATTTCTCACCAATTATCTTGTCCATATACTCCACAGCAAAATGGCCTTGCAGAGAGGAAAAATCGACACATTGTTGAAACTGCTCTCACTCTCTTAAACAATGCTTCACTTCCACCAAGGTTTTGGTATCATGCATGTGCCATTTCTGTGTATCTTATCAACAGAATGCCTTGTACTACCCTCTCCATGAAATCACCATTTGAACTTCTCTTCAAAAAGCTTCCTCCCATTGACCACATTAGAGTATTTGGCTGTACCTGTTATCCACTCCTCAAACCATATAACTCCAATAAGCTTCAACCGAAGACAGCTCCATGCATATTCATTGGTTTCGCTATAGGCTATAAGGGCTTTATTTGTTACAGTCCAGTTTCCCAAAAAAGTATCATATCCAGACATGTCATTTTTGATGAGTCCAAGTTCTATTTCAAATCTATCCCAACTCATTCTCAGTCCAATGTTAATCACACCAATACTCAGTCTTTGCCTTGTTCTATGTCTACACCATTGCACACTAACCTTGTCACACAGTCACCATCAGTTCAACTGCCTCACCTTGTCCTTCATCCATCTCCACCAGCAACCTGCACTACTACATCAGATACTAGTATACCAGAATCAAGTTCCTCAAGCACAAATATTGATCACATCCCTACTGACAACACCATTGATTGCACACCTGCATCCATTCCAATGCATGACACTATCGTTCCAGTGGAATTTATTGATACTCCATACATACCAATCTCAGACATTGTTCTTGATATAAATCCTCCTAGTCCAGATTCACACAACAGGATGATCAATTTTCTACCTCCATCCAACCTCACAGTGAATGATCATCCCATGATGACAAGAAGTAAAAATGGCATCTACAAGAAGAAAGTCTTCTATGCAGCAAATATTGCTGCTACTGTTTCAGCAAATGAAGAACCTACCTCTCACAAGCAAGCAATGAAGATTCCCGAATGGAAGCATGCAATGCAGGATGAGTATGATGCCTTACTAAATCAAGGGACCTGGATACTAGTCCCACCACAACAGCAAAAAAATATTGTGAGCTGCAAGTGGGTttttaaattgaaaaagaaCGCTGATGGCACCATTGCACGACATAAGGCCAGGTTAGTGGCAAGGGGGTTTAGTCAAGAAGAAGGTACAGATTATGATGAAACATTCAGCCCTGTGGTTAGGCATACTACAGTTAGGTTGTTCCTTGCTCTTGCTGCTCAATATCAATGGAGACTTTaccaaatggatgtaaaaaatGCTTTTTTACATGGCGTTCTCAAAGAAGAAATATACATGGCTCAACCACCTGGTTTTGAAAACCCTTCTTGCCCTACACATGTTTGCAAACTCATTAAATCATTATATGGTTTAAAACAGGCCCCTCGAGCATGGAATGAGCGATTCACCTCTTTTCTACCATCTATTGGATTCAAGGGCTCCTATTCTGATCCTTCCTTATTCATCAAGTCATCTGCTCAAGGTATGGTCTATTTGCTATTGTATGTGGATGACATTATCTTAACTGGAAGCAATGAAAGTGAAATCCACTCTGTCAAAATGGCTTTACAActtgagtttgaaatgaaggacctAGGTCTTTTGCATTATTTCCTGGGTTTACAAATCGATTATTTGCCATCTGGAGGGATTTTTGTTTCTCAATCTAAGTATGCAGATGATATTCTTCTAAAAGCTGGGATGATTGGCAGCAAAGTGTGTAGTACTCCATGCCTTCCTTATGCCAAACTACTAAGAGATGAGGGTCCTCCTTATGCAGATGTCACACACTATAGAAGTTTGGTTGGTTGTTTACAATACTTGACTTTCACTAGACCTGACTTGGCTTATAGTGTAAACACTGTATGTCAGTTTATGCAAAACCCCACTGAGGCTCACTATGCTGCAGTTAAAAGAATACTCCGATATCTCCTTGGCACTACCAATTATGGTCTCACTTACAGGTCAGCTCCGTTTGAACTTAGAGCATTCTCCGATGCAGATTGGGCCGGGGACCCCAATGATAGACGATCAACAACAGGATTTGTCATCTATATTGGTAACTGTCCTATCTCTTGGTGCTCAAAGAAACAGCACTCTGTGTCTAGATCATCTACAGAAGCCGAATACAGGGCAATGGCTGATACTGCCTCAGAAATTTTTTGGTTAAGACATCTTCTTGCGGACATCTCTATCCCATTACCTTATGCACCTGTTTTGCATTGTGACAATGTGTCTGCTCTAGCCTTGGCCTCAAATCCAGTTCATAAATCCAAATGCAAGCATGTTGAAGTCGACGTTCATTTCACTAGGGAAAAAGTGATGAGAGGAGAGTTGACACTGCAGTTTGTTCCATCCCTTGATCAGTTTGCCGATATCTTTACTAAGGGACTCAGTACAGCTCAATTCAAGCACTTATGCTGCAATCTAGTGCTTGGAGCTCCCACCACTAGCTTGAGGGGGgatgataaagtgaagaatgtAGCTCATCAAGGTCTGCATAATCAAGGATTAGACTACACAGTTCAAGAACAAATATCCAGTCAACCAATTGAAGGCTCAGGATCTGATCTCAGTTAACAAGCCTCCTCATCAACAGAATGCACACGTGGTATTCATCCAGACAAAGATCAAGTGAGAGAAATTAGTTGTAGTGATAGATTGGAGGAGGATACGTGTCAGCTATCTCATGGTGCTGTTAGTAATTAGTTAGTACAGCTAGCAATTAGTTGGTGCTAATTGATCTGTTAGAGAGAGTTTGTTATTCTTGTAATAGTATAAAAAGAACATCAGCTCATAATTGTTAGTTAGCTCAATTGGAAAAAAAACAGTTTCAACGAAAATATCAAAAGTTTGGTAGCTTTTCTCTCTAGCTACTTCGTCTTCCTCATTCGTCTCTGTACCTAGATTTCTAGGGTTTCTGCAAACTCCATAGCCATTTTCTTTGCTCTTTCGCTTTCACCATGATTTCTAGCATCGTCTACTAAGCGTTCTTGACCAATTTGAACATCCAATTCGGCTCTAGCCTTCTTTAACACATTTGGATGGTTTAGcaaacactactagaataagcCTTATAGGATACATATTTTATTATGTATCTTTTGCTTTAAAAAATATAGATAACTGTATCTAAAACTCATTAGATACAGTGCAGCCACGGAATGAAAAAATGTATTCTCTATTGCAGGTTCCAGTAGTCAAAAGATACGGTTTTTATATCAGTATCTCAATTTATTGCTGTGGGGTCCATCTATTATCaacttttaatttattttgttttctcttttttttttttggacgaaatttattttgtttcctttattaacaattttttttttaatttattcacaatttattttgttttatttattaacaATTTATTTACGTATTTATTTGGTATTAATTTAGGTATTTAGCCAGGTAAAATACAAGGAGTGTTTTAAATTCTGTATACTCTGTATAATACTTGAAGAGTCCAATCAAAACTTGTCTCATCTAGATCGGGCAACAGTTTTCTCTCCTCCGCCCTCAGTCCTGCCCTCGTCCCAAACTTGCTATAATCAAACAAGCAATAATTCATACTACCCAGCAGATCAAGTAATCCAAATTGGAGTTGAAGAAGACGAATCGGCTTATAGACCCAGACGAATCGGCCATATTATATTCTCTAGTATATCTCAGGCAAACTTGAAGCAAGTGAATGATCACCTTCATCATGAGATGAATAAATGGCTGAAAGATTAGAATTTATTatcaaatcccaacatatatatatatatatatgtatatatatcaagTCTGAGTTTATGTGATTTTAATACCTGTTGATGGGGAGGTGGTAGCCAGATATATATTGCTTCTTAAACGAGATTGATGAAGGAGATAAAGTCTGAGAGTTGAAAGAATGAGAAGAAGAGCACTTCTTATACAGTACTGGAGAATGGAGAAGATGGCTTCACGTCTaaaatagttttttgttttggattgaAGTCTTAAAAAGTTAATGGGATAAGGAGTGaataactgattttttttttgttttttttttttgggaaatagATAACATTGAataactttatttattttttaggatAAATGTGTATAGTGAATGGAATAATTAAAAATTGtcgagaaaaaaagaaagaaaagaaaaagttaaatataaagtggtttttgatgaaaaaaaaaacttataaagTGGTTGATTaataatagaaaagaaaaaaagacattTGCTAGATTCAGTTTTGTGTGTGTAGAATGAAAGGCTACTGTTTTTGGCATCCATTGCTAGATACAGTTATAAGTATCTATATTAGTGAATATTTGTCCATACCTTTATCCGTAtctaaataaaatattaattttaatatttaattttactGCATCaatttaaattgataatttatTAATGGATACCGATGTCTGTGGTAGCAAAATAttttgtctattttaccctctaTTTTGCCACAGTCATCAGTACCTCTAGAGCaaagaaaactgaaaataaaaaagggtgCCATTTGCTATGCCAAATGACACGGTTAATAAAAAGTATCTAAAAGGGGGGTGGCTAGTGGccatttttctagtagtgaaatTGGACATGGCCCATTCTAATGTTACTGCAGATGTATCTGTGCCCGCCAATAATAAACCTGAAAATTAACTTCAGTTAATTAACTAATAaatatacaaaaaataataCTTGAATTAGATATAATGATACAGAGTTTTCAAACTCTTATTTGATTATCTTTCTTATTAAGTAAATACTAAACCGGTTTATCACCATAATTTTAGACGTAAATAGAACAGAAAAAAGAGAGGGGCTAAGTATGAGATAAACAAATTTGCACCAACCTGTATTAGTCCTTTGATAATGTCATCGGTGTAGTACTGAGGCTGTGACTCCTGCTGGGAAAGCAAATGGTCGATCATGGTAATTTTACTCTCCGAAGCACTTTTGTTCCTGTGTTCATCAATCAGATGTTGAAAGAACGCATCTGCTCTTTTGGCcaacttcttcaccttctcttcAAAACCACTACCGCCAAACCAATTGAGAAAGGGCATGAATTCTCCGGGATTGGTTCCCCCACCTAACGAGAGAGTCTCGTTCATGATCTCAATGAACTCCTTCCCCTTTTCTTTGTTCAAAACATGGTCCCCGGCGAACCTCTTTCCTGCTACCATTGTCATTATGTTGTTGAAGGTCAGCTCATAGAACATAGACCTCAGCTCCACCTTCACAAAACCACCTTCTTCCCCTGCGTTTTGAGAGAGCTTGCGCAGCAAATGCTTGACTTCGTCTTTTCGGACATCAGAGAACGAGTTAAGCCGGCCAGTGGACAAGACCTCGACGGTGCCGATACGGCGAACGTTGCGCCAGTGGTCGCCGTAGGGTGAGGAGGACATGGTGGTGTTGTTGTACGCTAAGTGCTTGCCCAAGAGTGAAGGAGGACGGTTCGCCAACACGATGTCGTTTTTGGTGAAACATTCTTGCACGGCCGAGGAGGAGGAGATAATGACCACGCGGCGGGAGCCGAACCAGAGGGAGAAGATGGGGCCGTGTTTCTGAGCGAGGCGGTGGAAGGTGTGGTAGACTGGGGGTTTGAGAAGGTGGAGGTGGCCGAGAATAGGAAGAGAAAAGGAAGGGCTTGGAGGGAGATTGGGGTAACGACGCCGTCCAAACAGCTTTAGAGTGATGAGGAGGCACACGATCGATGATTGAGAGAGATGTGTAGAAGAAGATATCTTCCATGGTTAGTATAGTTTGATGTGGTGTTTATCTGACTACCATACAAATATTTATAAGGGCCATAATGGCCAATACTTTGGACTAATAGTACTGCCTGGGCAAATTTGATTTGGATACTCAAGTTCAATTGACATGTGGTCAGAAATGCGCGCATGACCGCATGTGATTGTCTTTTTTTTCTGAtctaggtaaaaaaaaaaaatctaaacccTAGACCGCATGTGATTGTCAATTAGACTTTTAACCATGGGAGCGGCTGGAATGTATCCGATACGGAAGTAAGTTGTTCTGTTTGTTTTGAGTTTCAACGCTTCAGTACGTagattttttccttcatttatctTGCTATGTTATTTCTCAAATCTTACTTCTTCCTCTCGATCACATGACCCTTTTAGGATCCACTTCTCATGGAAATTCTTGATTCCTTCGGTTGCAGATCGAAAAAATTTAGATTTTATTTCTAGGAAATTTGGTATTAATTCCGTTATTGGGGAGGGGgggagagagtctgagagagatGGGATGAGATGAGATGTTTGCAGAATTCAATTCGCCAACGTACGCAACAAAATGTTGACCTTACAACTTGTAGAAGGTGATTCTAGAATTCCACACAGTTGTCTGGGACTTGATGCGTGTCAATGTGCTTGGTCTTCTTACGGATAAAACATTTTTAGCCATACAAGAAAACTCAAGGGAAGGAAAAGAGAATTGCCTAGGTTTTCTTTCTGGAACGCGCTCCACGCGCTGGAAAACTAGTGAAAGCCATAGTTTGCCACTATCCCTGTCCGGCTGCACACAGGCACTGGGGATGGCCTCTGGCCTTGCTGGCGTTCCATGGGTGCGGTCGGACGGGTGTTTATGTTTGATGGGTAGATCTCGATCTAGGGAGCAAGGTTCAGGAGGGGGCTTTTTCAGTCATTTTTGGTTGAAGGGCGTGGCTGTTTCGTGGCGGTGTGCTGAGATCGGAGCGGGATCTGAACTGGAATGGGTCGGAGCGGCTTTTGGCGACTATCAGTGATCGGCAAGCTGGGTGCGATGGCTGGCTGGAGGAGATCAAAGGCTGGTTCAAATCGGCGGTTTGGCGGGCCGTTTGACAGCGACGCTTGCAGCTGGATGCAGCGCTTATGGTTTTTGTTTGATACCAGGTGGGGATCGAGGTGTTG is a window from the Rosa chinensis cultivar Old Blush chromosome 2, RchiOBHm-V2, whole genome shotgun sequence genome containing:
- the LOC112190707 gene encoding cytochrome P450 81E8, with amino-acid sequence MSSSPYGDHWRNVRRIGTVEVLSTGRLNSFSDVRKDEVKHLLRKLSQNAGEEGGFVKVELRSMFYELTFNNIMTMVAGKRFAGDHVLNKEKGKEFIEIMNETLSLGGGTNPGEFMPFLNWFGGSGFEEKVKKLAKRADAFFQHLIDEHRNKSASESKITMIDHLLSQQESQPQYYTDDIIKGLIQVYYWRAQIHLQ